The Corynebacterium poyangense genome includes a window with the following:
- the exaC gene encoding acetaldehyde dehydrogenase ExaC — protein sequence MTKYANPGTEGSIVNYDKRYDNYIGGQWVPPVDGRYMDNISPVTGEVFCQVARSSAADVDKAIDAAEAAAPAWGRMAAAERALILHHIADRMEEHLEELAVAETWENGKAVRETLAADIPLAIDHFRYFAGAVRTQEGRMSQIDHNTVAYHFYEPLGVVGQIIPWNFPILMAAWKIAPAMAAGDTIVLKPAEQTPASVLYLINIIGDLIPDGVLNIVNGLGDEAGAAISGSDRLAKVAFTGSTEVGKIINKAAADKIIPVTLELGGKSPSIFFQDVTEHHDSFLEKAVEGFTMFALNQGEVCTCPSRALIHESIADEFLELGTKRVEQIKIGHPLDTETMMGAQASQEQMDKITSYLSIGPEEGATTLTGGHVNKIEGLENGFYIEPTVFKGTNDMRIFREEIFGPVLSVATFSSFEEAIQIANDTNYGLGAGVWSRHGNTAYRAAREIHAGRVWVNQYHNYPAHAAFGGYKESGIGRETHLMMLNHYQEVKNMLVSYDENPTGLF from the coding sequence GTGACTAAATATGCTAACCCCGGCACCGAAGGTTCCATTGTTAACTATGACAAGCGCTACGACAACTACATCGGTGGACAATGGGTGCCGCCCGTAGACGGCCGCTATATGGACAACATCAGTCCCGTGACCGGGGAAGTGTTCTGCCAGGTGGCTCGCTCCTCTGCCGCCGATGTAGATAAGGCTATTGATGCTGCGGAAGCAGCCGCACCTGCGTGGGGGAGAATGGCGGCAGCGGAACGCGCATTAATTTTGCACCATATTGCTGATCGGATGGAAGAACACCTCGAAGAACTTGCGGTGGCGGAAACCTGGGAAAATGGGAAAGCCGTACGAGAAACCCTTGCTGCAGATATTCCCTTAGCCATTGATCATTTCCGATATTTTGCTGGGGCAGTGCGCACCCAGGAAGGGCGCATGTCTCAGATTGACCACAACACGGTGGCCTATCACTTCTATGAGCCATTAGGAGTAGTAGGACAGATCATCCCGTGGAACTTCCCTATCTTGATGGCGGCATGGAAGATTGCCCCGGCTATGGCTGCCGGGGACACCATTGTTCTTAAGCCTGCCGAACAAACACCAGCATCGGTTCTTTATCTCATTAACATCATCGGGGATCTGATTCCGGATGGTGTTCTTAATATTGTCAATGGCCTTGGTGATGAAGCCGGGGCTGCTATTAGTGGATCTGATCGACTGGCTAAGGTGGCCTTTACTGGGTCCACGGAAGTCGGAAAAATTATCAATAAGGCTGCGGCGGATAAGATTATTCCGGTTACGTTGGAGCTCGGTGGAAAATCGCCTTCTATCTTCTTCCAGGATGTTACTGAGCACCATGACTCCTTCCTGGAGAAAGCAGTGGAAGGTTTCACTATGTTTGCGCTGAATCAAGGAGAGGTATGTACCTGCCCATCACGCGCATTAATCCATGAATCCATCGCGGATGAATTCCTTGAATTAGGCACCAAACGCGTGGAGCAAATCAAGATTGGGCATCCGCTTGATACTGAAACAATGATGGGTGCCCAGGCGTCCCAGGAGCAAATGGATAAGATCACCTCGTACCTCTCTATTGGTCCTGAGGAAGGAGCCACTACTCTTACCGGCGGTCATGTCAATAAGATCGAAGGTCTAGAAAACGGTTTCTACATTGAGCCGACGGTATTTAAAGGCACCAATGATATGCGAATCTTCCGGGAAGAAATCTTTGGCCCGGTGCTATCAGTAGCAACATTCTCCAGTTTTGAGGAAGCCATTCAGATCGCCAACGACACCAACTATGGTTTGGGCGCTGGCGTGTGGTCACGACACGGCAATACCGCCTATCGGGCGGCTCGAGAAATCCACGCCGGACGCGTCTGGGTGAATCAATACCACAACTATCCTGCACACGCTGCCTTTGGTGGATACAAGGAATCAGGTATTGGCCGAGAAACTCACCTCATGATGCTGAACCATTATCAAGAGGTAAAGAACATGCTGGTTTCTTATGATGAAAACCCCACCGGGTTGTTCTAG
- a CDS encoding sodium/glutamate symporter, with protein sequence MEYTPYSLLIDVGWISVLMVVGNVLRRRIPFFQTLLIPSPITAGLLGLVLGPEVLGLIGFSQHIGTYTSILIAVVFASMAYSMNLTPSVRTGAKTMWSYSTGMFVGQWGVFILLGIFVFKPIWGTEDWFGMMLPVGYVGGFGTAAAVGSSVEAAGAQAASSLGFTSATVGTLAAVVGGIIFANWGIRTKRAAAMPEKLPWELRSGYIDDEGARPSIGKATTNPSALEPVALHVGVVAFTVMVAYLLNKLISSHFPSVSIPLFAMAFVVGLFGKLALKLAGKPKYLDTDTINSVSGAATDYLIAFGIASIVPSAVADYWIPLLVLFIAGTAYCIFFFFVIAPYFFAPQWLERAIFGWGWATAAVATGIALLKIVDPKMKSGTLNEYGVAYVAYAPFEIGMTVIAPIAVIAHMELGLGIASTLIAVVVLAAPVVLKWLPSRDGSKKAA encoded by the coding sequence GTGGAATATACTCCCTATTCCCTCTTAATCGATGTCGGCTGGATTTCCGTCCTCATGGTGGTGGGCAATGTCCTTCGGCGGCGGATTCCTTTCTTTCAAACCCTCCTTATTCCCTCCCCGATCACCGCAGGACTATTGGGCCTCGTCCTCGGCCCGGAAGTCCTCGGGCTCATCGGCTTCTCCCAACACATCGGAACCTACACTTCCATCCTCATCGCCGTGGTTTTTGCCTCCATGGCGTATTCCATGAACCTCACCCCCTCGGTTCGCACCGGCGCAAAAACCATGTGGTCATACTCCACCGGTATGTTCGTCGGCCAATGGGGTGTTTTCATCTTATTAGGTATTTTCGTCTTCAAACCGATCTGGGGCACTGAGGACTGGTTCGGAATGATGCTCCCGGTGGGCTATGTGGGTGGCTTCGGCACCGCTGCGGCCGTCGGTTCCTCGGTTGAAGCCGCAGGAGCCCAGGCTGCTAGCTCTCTCGGTTTCACCTCGGCAACGGTAGGTACTCTTGCCGCAGTGGTGGGCGGCATCATTTTCGCGAACTGGGGTATTCGCACCAAACGCGCAGCGGCAATGCCAGAGAAACTGCCGTGGGAACTGCGTAGCGGATACATCGACGATGAAGGCGCGCGTCCTAGCATCGGTAAAGCCACCACCAATCCCTCTGCCTTGGAGCCGGTGGCTTTACACGTGGGGGTGGTGGCTTTCACCGTCATGGTCGCCTACCTGCTCAATAAGCTCATCAGCAGCCATTTCCCCTCGGTATCCATTCCGCTTTTTGCTATGGCGTTTGTGGTGGGACTATTCGGAAAACTGGCACTGAAACTCGCCGGGAAACCCAAGTACCTGGATACCGACACCATCAACTCCGTTTCTGGTGCCGCCACTGATTACCTCATCGCATTCGGTATTGCCTCTATTGTTCCTTCGGCCGTCGCAGACTACTGGATTCCGCTGCTGGTGCTATTTATCGCCGGCACAGCCTACTGCATATTCTTCTTCTTCGTTATCGCGCCCTATTTCTTTGCCCCGCAATGGTTAGAACGAGCCATATTCGGTTGGGGATGGGCCACCGCTGCGGTAGCAACCGGAATTGCGTTGCTCAAAATCGTTGACCCGAAGATGAAATCAGGCACGCTAAATGAATATGGCGTGGCCTATGTAGCCTATGCCCCCTTTGAAATCGGCATGACTGTCATTGCGCCGATAGCAGTGATCGCTCACATGGAATTGGGACTGGGGATAGCATCCACTCTCATCGCCGTGGTGGTGCTTGCGGCTCCCGTGGTGTTGAAGTGGCTACCGTCAAGGGACGGAAGTAAAAAGGCTGCCTAG
- a CDS encoding ferredoxin reductase domain-containing protein: MTSDEQQPLKDVAEQLRARANEFNHAAHELFFPRAPQARTLFPRTSRRHEGLVATLADVLDRSTTTIPPHVREYLAGHGRRHRRHGFPPEAYSDFAHALVEALHRNVLDANLAPGRLAQGADILRQACQVMADAAAEADYAGVPPAWAATVVDTEKRSRRLSVIRLESGMPFSYLPGQHLPVSTDYLAGTWKMLSPAVPATESGQVEFHILSPGKGRPGALLAHARKGDLWTLGAAEGHLCLGPSLAPGNRRDLLLLAAGTGLAPLRAMVLGLLEEDNPPSVDIVHVAQYPGELYDVVFFENLATALPWFRFHLATQEEADPWWLHSAITPPASVPLMHAANLGEYALSLGEWSGREVYLAGPAREIYPAASSLYRSTQNFADITYEAW, encoded by the coding sequence GTGACTTCCGATGAACAACAGCCGCTCAAAGACGTCGCTGAACAGCTCCGGGCCCGTGCCAATGAGTTCAACCACGCGGCTCATGAGTTGTTCTTCCCCCGCGCACCCCAAGCCCGGACTCTGTTCCCGCGGACTTCTCGCCGCCATGAGGGCCTGGTCGCTACCCTCGCCGACGTACTAGATCGTTCCACCACCACTATTCCACCCCACGTCCGCGAATACTTGGCCGGTCACGGTCGCCGGCACCGCCGACATGGTTTCCCGCCCGAGGCTTATTCAGATTTCGCTCATGCCTTAGTGGAAGCGCTTCATCGAAATGTACTCGACGCCAACCTGGCTCCCGGACGGCTTGCCCAAGGAGCCGATATCTTAAGGCAGGCGTGTCAGGTGATGGCTGATGCTGCTGCCGAAGCGGATTACGCTGGAGTTCCTCCGGCGTGGGCCGCTACCGTCGTTGATACTGAAAAACGCAGCCGCCGGTTAAGCGTGATTCGCCTGGAAAGCGGGATGCCTTTTTCCTATCTCCCCGGACAACATCTTCCAGTAAGCACAGATTATTTAGCGGGCACCTGGAAAATGCTCTCCCCTGCTGTACCTGCCACTGAGTCCGGCCAGGTGGAGTTCCACATTCTTTCACCTGGTAAAGGACGCCCCGGCGCGCTTTTAGCTCACGCTCGAAAAGGAGACTTGTGGACCTTGGGGGCAGCCGAAGGGCACCTGTGCCTGGGCCCATCTCTAGCCCCCGGAAACCGCCGAGATTTATTGCTGCTTGCTGCGGGGACTGGCTTAGCCCCCTTGCGTGCCATGGTTCTGGGTTTGTTGGAAGAGGACAATCCTCCGTCGGTGGATATAGTTCACGTCGCCCAGTACCCCGGTGAACTTTATGATGTGGTGTTCTTCGAAAATCTCGCGACCGCTCTTCCGTGGTTTCGGTTCCACCTTGCCACTCAGGAAGAAGCTGATCCCTGGTGGCTTCATTCCGCTATCACTCCCCCCGCTTCTGTCCCCTTAATGCACGCCGCTAACCTGGGCGAATACGCGCTGAGTTTAGGAGAGTGGAGCGGGCGTGAGGTGTATCTGGCCGGTCCTGCCCGGGAAATCTACCCGGCAGCTAGTTCGCTGTATCGCAGTACCCAGAATTTTGCGGATATTACCTATGAAGCATGGTAA
- a CDS encoding carbon-nitrogen hydrolase family protein — protein MKIAAIQITTSANKEDNLAKASDYIERAAAQGAKVVVCPEALSQAFDSGRLDTQAEDLDGEFCSRLKELAEKLNILIIGGVFNPADQVGDINRVYNTALVTGPGIHTGYQKIHTYDAFKYRESDTVKPGETLLTVDFEGARIGLAVCFDVRFPEQFRALARAGADLICMPTSWADGKGKLEQWRLLTAARALDSTSFLVAAGQARPGGNAKAGEESGPTGIGHSCIVSPTGTRLQEAGYEEEIIIADLDFDEVAEIRKSIPVLDAAQEFTMLHR, from the coding sequence ATGAAGATCGCGGCGATTCAAATTACAACTAGTGCCAATAAGGAAGATAACCTCGCTAAAGCTAGTGACTATATAGAGCGAGCTGCTGCTCAGGGGGCGAAAGTTGTGGTTTGTCCGGAAGCGCTGAGCCAGGCATTTGATTCAGGGCGGCTGGATACTCAGGCCGAAGATCTTGATGGCGAGTTTTGTTCCCGTCTTAAGGAATTAGCAGAAAAGCTCAATATTTTAATTATTGGCGGAGTCTTTAATCCTGCAGATCAGGTGGGAGATATTAATCGGGTCTATAACACTGCGTTGGTGACGGGGCCGGGTATCCATACCGGGTATCAAAAAATACATACTTATGATGCTTTTAAATACCGGGAATCCGATACCGTGAAACCCGGTGAGACATTGCTAACCGTGGATTTTGAGGGAGCGCGCATTGGGTTAGCAGTGTGTTTTGATGTCCGTTTCCCGGAGCAATTCCGGGCTTTAGCCCGTGCCGGGGCCGATCTCATTTGTATGCCTACTAGCTGGGCTGATGGGAAAGGAAAACTGGAACAATGGAGGCTGCTTACGGCAGCGCGAGCGCTGGATTCTACTAGTTTCTTGGTGGCCGCAGGCCAAGCCCGGCCTGGCGGTAATGCCAAGGCAGGTGAGGAATCCGGGCCCACGGGAATTGGGCATTCCTGCATAGTTAGCCCGACGGGTACTCGTCTTCAGGAAGCGGGTTATGAAGAAGAGATCATCATCGCGGATCTTGACTTTGATGAAGTTGCCGAAATCCGAAAGAGTATCCCTGTGCTTGATGCAGCCCAGGAATTTACCATGCTTCATAGGTAA
- a CDS encoding alpha/beta hydrolase, protein MSSAALSTLAARLGHSKEQLDYNTYSIMQAWTTALSPHQGLGFTSALALAHGYSQGFKDVSTTLKNISTILETAAELERPVEQARFFALSLWSISPAASMILHQLHTMTAVLDLYCAQYISELCTPAAPPPRRRFSDSSQLSAEEIHHLNLAHAPDHVRTLVTNNPDVTLLEVGDNTMVLALGDIDSAESITTLVAGVGSSDPQSWERQLTRLRHIHAGPNTASVLWLGYQAPSSLAHGAAAHAAKTAAPQLSEFQATLAHRSPAQRRVVVGYSYGSVVAGTAATQSPGLSTDAVVFVGSPGIPAHHAQDLGIPEVYAVTGTRDDIAWTSGWASGIHGISPASPFFGAQLWPSHSDHSSYFEDPDFQDRLKKVTTGDSS, encoded by the coding sequence ATGAGTAGCGCTGCACTAAGTACTCTGGCGGCTCGCCTGGGCCACTCCAAAGAACAGCTAGATTACAACACTTACTCGATCATGCAGGCCTGGACCACTGCTCTTAGCCCCCATCAGGGTTTAGGTTTCACGTCAGCTTTAGCTCTCGCTCACGGATATAGCCAGGGTTTTAAGGACGTCTCTACCACGCTAAAAAATATTTCCACCATTCTCGAAACCGCCGCAGAACTAGAGCGCCCTGTGGAACAAGCTCGCTTTTTTGCCCTGAGTCTTTGGAGCATTAGCCCTGCCGCCAGCATGATTCTTCACCAGCTCCATACCATGACCGCGGTTCTAGATCTCTACTGTGCACAGTATATTTCCGAACTCTGCACGCCGGCCGCCCCTCCCCCACGGCGTCGTTTTTCCGATAGTTCACAGCTCAGCGCAGAAGAAATTCATCACCTCAACCTCGCACACGCCCCAGATCACGTTCGTACCCTCGTAACCAATAATCCTGATGTCACCCTCCTGGAAGTCGGCGACAACACCATGGTCCTAGCCTTAGGAGATATTGACTCTGCCGAGTCCATCACCACTCTTGTTGCCGGAGTGGGGTCTTCGGATCCTCAATCCTGGGAGCGCCAACTCACCCGGCTACGCCATATTCATGCTGGCCCTAATACCGCCAGTGTTCTCTGGCTGGGGTATCAAGCCCCCAGTTCTCTGGCCCACGGCGCAGCTGCCCATGCAGCGAAAACAGCTGCACCGCAGCTCTCCGAATTTCAAGCTACTTTAGCCCACCGTTCCCCTGCTCAACGCCGGGTAGTGGTGGGCTATAGCTATGGTTCGGTGGTCGCCGGCACAGCAGCTACCCAATCCCCTGGTCTTTCTACCGACGCCGTGGTATTCGTCGGCAGCCCAGGAATACCTGCACACCATGCCCAGGATCTAGGTATCCCCGAGGTATATGCCGTGACCGGAACCCGCGATGACATTGCGTGGACCTCAGGTTGGGCCTCTGGGATCCACGGAATTAGCCCGGCGTCACCATTTTTCGGAGCGCAACTGTGGCCCTCTCATTCCGACCATTCTTCCTACTTCGAAGATCCGGATTTTCAAGATCGTCTAAAAAAGGTGACTACCGGGGATAGTAGCTAG
- a CDS encoding heat shock protein transcriptional repressor HspR → MAKKPGRQEDLGEVFVISVAAELAGMHAQTLRAYDRLGLVTPMRTSGGGRRYSRRDVDMLRKIQRLSQEDGVNLAGIKAIIELAEENEELKKENERLRDENERLHRQGPQRPRGEIVHVPRSTAIVMWEPTRRRRHH, encoded by the coding sequence ATGGCTAAAAAACCAGGGCGCCAAGAAGATCTGGGTGAGGTTTTTGTCATCTCAGTAGCTGCTGAGTTAGCTGGTATGCATGCCCAAACGTTGCGGGCCTACGACCGTTTAGGGTTAGTAACTCCGATGCGAACATCTGGAGGGGGACGACGCTACTCCCGCCGTGATGTAGATATGCTCCGCAAAATTCAGCGGCTTAGCCAGGAAGATGGCGTCAACCTCGCCGGAATTAAAGCCATCATTGAATTAGCCGAAGAAAACGAGGAACTGAAGAAAGAAAACGAGCGGCTAAGGGACGAAAACGAGCGTCTTCATCGACAGGGACCACAACGGCCGCGAGGAGAAATCGTGCATGTACCGCGGTCAACGGCCATTGTGATGTGGGAGCCGACTCGGCGGCGACGACATCATTAG
- a CDS encoding solute carrier family 23 protein, protein MRETNGVTTSPSTIDSRHPVDRVPSPPKLAALGLQHVLAFYAGAVIVPLLIASSLKLDTATTIHLINADLLTCGIATIIQSVGIGRHIGVRLPIVQGVTTTAVAPIIAVGLGVTDGRGGVESLPTIYGAVIVSGLFTFFATPVFTKLLKFFPPVVTGSVLLVMGTSLLAVSANDFVNYAESTPVGKDIAYAGMTLVIIVLVQRFFQGFLGTLAVLIGLVVGTTVALFFGDASLHEVATAAPLGITTPFYFGFPEFNLAACISLIIVMAITMVETTGDVFATGEIVKRRIRRDDVARALRADGVSTVLGGVMNSFPYTCFAQNVGLVRITGVKSRWVATAAAGFMIILGLLPKAGAVVASIPAPVLGAASLMLFANVAWVGLQTIAKADMTDNRNAVIVTSALGLAMLVTFKPEIAEVLPSWARIFVSSGMSTGAITAIVLNLLFHHLGQRDRDAAVARRHGQAVSLAEINRMDQAEFTDTLRSLFNEHTWPLAIAWEHRPFENVGELREAVQVAVLTATPEQREELIHDYPDMATLILADEDSDPALGHARGSLGLGELDDVQRDRLVEVSAAYRDRFAMPFVAYLATDDTIDRVIEEGVRRLSNSDEQEHRVALTEIVNIANDRFDLLLADADPVRSAWAQKFAEFD, encoded by the coding sequence ATGAGGGAAACTAACGGGGTGACTACATCCCCCAGCACCATTGATTCGCGGCACCCGGTGGATCGGGTGCCTTCTCCACCGAAACTTGCCGCTCTGGGCCTGCAACACGTTTTGGCCTTCTATGCCGGAGCGGTGATTGTCCCGTTGCTTATTGCCTCATCGCTGAAATTGGATACGGCGACAACTATCCATCTCATCAACGCTGACCTGTTGACCTGCGGGATCGCTACCATCATTCAGTCGGTGGGCATCGGTAGGCACATCGGGGTTCGACTACCCATTGTGCAGGGGGTTACCACCACTGCCGTCGCCCCCATTATTGCCGTGGGATTGGGAGTGACCGACGGCCGAGGCGGCGTAGAATCCTTGCCCACGATTTATGGTGCAGTCATTGTCTCAGGCCTGTTCACCTTCTTCGCCACGCCAGTCTTCACCAAGCTTCTGAAGTTCTTTCCACCCGTTGTTACCGGGTCAGTATTGCTAGTCATGGGCACTTCTTTGCTGGCAGTATCGGCCAATGACTTTGTTAACTATGCGGAAAGCACTCCAGTCGGAAAAGATATTGCTTACGCCGGCATGACCCTAGTCATCATTGTGCTGGTGCAACGATTCTTCCAAGGTTTCCTAGGGACCCTGGCAGTGCTCATTGGTCTGGTGGTTGGTACTACAGTGGCGCTTTTCTTCGGGGACGCAAGTCTCCACGAAGTAGCCACCGCCGCACCCTTGGGAATCACTACCCCCTTCTACTTTGGTTTCCCGGAATTCAACCTGGCTGCCTGTATCTCCCTCATCATCGTTATGGCCATCACCATGGTAGAAACCACCGGTGACGTCTTCGCCACGGGAGAGATCGTGAAACGACGGATCCGTCGTGATGATGTAGCCCGGGCGCTGCGAGCTGACGGCGTATCCACGGTGCTCGGCGGAGTCATGAACTCCTTCCCCTATACCTGCTTTGCGCAAAACGTAGGTTTGGTCCGCATAACTGGGGTGAAATCACGCTGGGTAGCCACGGCGGCCGCTGGTTTCATGATTATTTTGGGGCTTCTCCCCAAAGCTGGCGCAGTAGTTGCTTCTATTCCGGCCCCGGTCTTAGGAGCTGCCTCTCTGATGCTTTTTGCCAATGTCGCCTGGGTGGGATTACAAACCATTGCTAAGGCTGACATGACTGATAACCGCAATGCTGTGATTGTAACCAGTGCCCTGGGCCTGGCAATGCTCGTGACTTTCAAACCAGAAATCGCTGAGGTTTTACCATCCTGGGCGCGGATTTTTGTCTCCTCCGGAATGTCCACCGGGGCAATTACCGCCATTGTGCTGAATCTTTTATTCCACCACCTAGGTCAACGAGATCGTGATGCCGCAGTAGCGCGACGCCACGGGCAGGCGGTGAGTTTGGCGGAGATTAACCGCATGGATCAGGCAGAATTTACGGATACTTTGCGCTCCTTATTCAATGAACACACCTGGCCCTTAGCTATTGCCTGGGAGCACCGTCCCTTCGAAAATGTCGGTGAGCTCAGAGAAGCCGTTCAGGTAGCGGTACTTACTGCCACCCCGGAGCAGCGTGAGGAGCTGATCCATGATTATCCGGACATGGCAACACTCATTCTTGCGGATGAGGATTCAGATCCGGCATTGGGCCACGCCAGAGGATCATTGGGTTTGGGTGAATTAGATGATGTGCAACGAGATCGCCTCGTTGAGGTAAGCGCTGCGTATCGCGACCGTTTTGCTATGCCTTTTGTGGCTTATCTTGCCACAGATGACACCATTGACAGGGTGATTGAAGAAGGCGTGCGGAGGCTCAGTAATTCCGATGAGCAGGAGCACCGGGTGGCGTTGACGGAGATTGTCAATATCGCTAATGATCGTTTTGATTTATTGTTGGCGGATGCTGATCCGGTGCGTTCTGCCTGGGCTCAAAAGTTCGCTGAATTTGATTAG
- the clpB gene encoding ATP-dependent chaperone ClpB — MSSFNPTTKTQEALQAALQAASAAGNPDIRPAHLLAAILDQPEGVAAPVIKATGTDPKVVLAGARDLVNSYPKAEGANMANPQFNRDALNALTAAQELAGELGDEYVSTEVLLAGIARGTSDAADLLKRYGISYEAITGAFPSVRGNQKVTTQDPEGQFQALEKYSTDLTQRARNGDIDPVIGRDAEIRRVVQVLSRRTKNNPVLIGEPGVGKTAIVEGLARRIVAGDVPESLRGKTLISLDLGSMVAGAKYRGEFEERLKAVLDEIKNANGQIITFIDELHTIVGAGATGDSAMDAGNMIKPLLARGELRLVGATTLDEYRKYIEKDAALERRFQQVYVGEPSVEDAVGILRGLKERYEVHHGVRIQDSALVAAATLSDRYITSRFLPDKAIDLVDEAASRLRMEIDSSPQEIDALERVVRRLEIEEVALSKESDIASQERLAKLQSELADEREKLAELKARWSNEKKAIDRVREAKEQLEKLRQESEIAEREGDYGKVAELRYGKIPELEKEVAAAESQVESGQNNAMLSEEVTPDTIAEVVSAWTGIPAGKMLQGETEKLLNMESELAKRVVGQEDAVRAVSDAVRRSRAGVADPNRPTGSFLFLGPTGVGKTELAKALAEFLFDDERAMVRIDMSEYSEKHSVARLVGAPPGYVGYDAGGQLTEAVRRRPYTVVLFDEVEKAHPDIFDVLLQVLDDGRLTDGQGRTVDFRNTILILTSNLGAGGTKDQIMEAVKHAFKPEFINRLDDVVTFDALSHEQLTHIVDIQVAQLARRLSARRLTLHVSDAARSWLGDRGYDPAYGARPLRRLIQQAIGDTLARELLAGKIKDGDVVNVDLADGGERLDVTPGERG, encoded by the coding sequence ATGAGCTCTTTTAATCCCACTACTAAGACCCAAGAAGCCCTACAGGCCGCACTTCAGGCGGCGAGTGCTGCGGGAAATCCGGATATTCGTCCGGCCCATTTATTGGCAGCTATTTTGGATCAGCCAGAGGGGGTTGCGGCTCCCGTTATTAAGGCCACCGGAACAGACCCCAAGGTGGTATTAGCGGGTGCTCGAGATCTGGTGAATTCCTATCCCAAGGCGGAAGGGGCCAATATGGCCAATCCGCAATTCAATCGGGATGCGCTCAATGCGTTGACAGCTGCTCAAGAGCTGGCCGGGGAGTTAGGTGATGAATATGTATCGACTGAGGTTTTGCTCGCGGGTATTGCTCGGGGCACCTCGGATGCTGCTGATCTGCTGAAACGCTATGGCATTAGCTATGAGGCTATTACTGGTGCTTTCCCTTCGGTGCGGGGCAACCAAAAAGTGACAACTCAGGACCCGGAAGGGCAATTCCAGGCTTTGGAAAAGTATTCCACTGACCTTACTCAGCGAGCGAGGAATGGGGACATTGATCCAGTCATCGGCCGGGATGCTGAGATCCGGCGGGTGGTGCAGGTGCTTAGTCGTCGGACGAAAAACAACCCGGTGCTCATTGGTGAGCCTGGGGTGGGGAAAACCGCCATTGTGGAAGGTTTGGCGCGACGCATCGTGGCCGGGGATGTTCCGGAATCCTTGCGGGGCAAAACCCTGATTTCTTTGGACCTAGGCTCTATGGTGGCCGGGGCGAAGTACCGCGGGGAATTTGAGGAACGGCTTAAAGCAGTTCTTGATGAAATCAAGAACGCTAATGGGCAGATCATTACCTTTATTGATGAGCTGCACACCATTGTGGGTGCTGGTGCCACCGGTGACTCTGCGATGGATGCCGGCAATATGATTAAGCCTCTCCTAGCGCGGGGAGAATTACGCCTGGTGGGTGCAACTACCCTTGATGAGTACCGAAAGTACATTGAAAAAGACGCTGCGTTAGAGCGACGTTTCCAGCAGGTCTATGTGGGAGAACCCAGTGTAGAAGACGCCGTCGGTATTTTGCGGGGCTTAAAGGAACGCTATGAGGTTCATCACGGGGTGCGGATTCAAGACTCCGCGCTGGTAGCTGCCGCTACGCTGTCCGACCGCTACATCACCAGCCGATTCTTGCCGGATAAGGCTATTGACTTGGTGGATGAAGCAGCTAGCCGCTTGCGGATGGAAATTGACTCTTCGCCGCAAGAGATTGACGCCCTCGAGCGGGTTGTCCGCCGACTCGAGATTGAAGAAGTAGCGCTGAGCAAAGAAAGCGATATTGCCTCTCAGGAGCGACTCGCTAAGTTGCAGAGCGAGTTAGCCGATGAACGGGAAAAACTCGCGGAGCTGAAGGCTCGGTGGTCCAATGAGAAAAAGGCTATTGACCGGGTTCGGGAAGCAAAGGAGCAGTTGGAAAAACTGCGTCAGGAATCTGAGATAGCTGAGCGCGAGGGTGACTATGGCAAAGTTGCGGAGCTGCGCTATGGCAAGATCCCGGAGCTAGAAAAGGAGGTTGCGGCGGCGGAAAGCCAGGTGGAATCTGGTCAGAACAATGCCATGCTTTCTGAGGAGGTCACCCCAGACACCATTGCTGAGGTTGTTTCTGCGTGGACTGGGATCCCGGCAGGAAAAATGCTGCAAGGTGAAACAGAGAAGCTGCTGAATATGGAGTCTGAACTGGCGAAAAGAGTGGTTGGTCAGGAAGATGCCGTGCGCGCAGTATCGGATGCCGTGCGACGGTCCCGCGCCGGGGTGGCTGATCCCAACCGGCCCACGGGTTCTTTCCTGTTCCTTGGACCCACCGGCGTGGGTAAAACTGAGCTGGCTAAGGCCTTGGCGGAGTTCCTCTTTGATGATGAACGCGCCATGGTGAGAATTGACATGTCGGAATATTCAGAGAAGCACTCTGTGGCCCGATTGGTGGGAGCACCCCCCGGATACGTCGGCTATGATGCTGGCGGTCAGCTTACTGAGGCGGTTCGTCGTCGCCCCTACACCGTGGTTCTCTTTGACGAGGTGGAAAAAGCCCATCCGGATATTTTTGATGTCCTATTGCAAGTCCTTGACGATGGTCGCCTCACCGATGGTCAGGGCAGGACGGTAGATTTCCGCAATACCATCTTGATTCTGACCTCGAACCTGGGTGCCGGTGGCACGAAGGACCAGATCATGGAGGCCGTCAAGCACGCCTTCAAGCCGGAGTTTATTAACCGTCTTGATGACGTAGTAACTTTCGACGCGCTCAGCCACGAACAGCTCACCCATATTGTCGATATCCAGGTGGCCCAATTGGCCCGACG